In the Clostridium gelidum genome, AGGCAGAAAATGGTGAGAAGGCTCTGAAAATTTTAAATATGCATGAATTAGATGTTGTTTTATTAGATTGCAATATGCCAATAATGAATGGTATTGAGGCTCTTAGAAACATAAAGGCTAAGGGAGATAAAATTAAAGTTATAATGTTAACTGTTGAAAATGATAGAAAGACTATTAGTGAAGCTATAAATATAGGTGCAGATGGTTACATGCTTAAGGATTCAGCCGGAACAGAAATTGCAGATGCAATTAGAACAGTACATAAGGGCGAAAAATATATTGATAAATCATTGGTTTCCATACTTTTTTCAGACATAAAAATTAAGAATAAGAAAGCACTTGGCATTTTAGATAATCTCTCAAAAAGAGAAGTTGAAGTGCTGATTAAAATATCGAAAGGGCATAGTAATAAGGAAATTGGAGAACAGTTGTATCTTTCAGAAAAGACTATTAAAAACTATGCGACAAATCTTTTTAGAAAGATAAATGTGGAGGATAGAGTTAAGGCTACAATTGTTGCAATAGAAAATAACATTAATGAATATTACATAAATAAATATGAAGATTAAGGAATAGGGACTTTAGTCCCTATTTTTTGTGACTTTTTTACTTATGAAATGTGACTTTTGCAATCTGCCAAACAAAAGTGGACAGGGCTATAATAAAGTCAAGGGAAAACAAAAGAAAATAAATTTTAAGGGGAGATTAATATGCTACAAAAATTTCAAGGATATGTTTTAAGTAAATTTAAAGAAGAAAAAGGGCAAGGTATGGTTGAATATGCACTAATAATAGGACTTGTATCAATAGTAGTTATTGCAGTATTAGTACTACTTGGACCAGCAATATCTGCAAAATTCCAAGATATAATAAATGCACTTAAATAAAAAGTATAACGAATTTTGAAGATGAGATAAAAAATTAAAATACTAAGAATGAGGAGTGTTAAATATGAAGAAATTGAAAGATAAAATAGTATCAATTTTAAAAAATGAAAAAGGACAAGGTATGGTTGAGTATGCACTAATAATAGGACTTGTATCAATAGTAGTTATTGCAGTATTAGTATTACTTGGACCAGCGATATCTGCAAAATTCCAAGACATAATAAATGCACTTAAGTAAAAGAACTGTTGTTACAAATGTTATGTATCATAGGGTATTTTTGGAACAGTAGAGATTTTAGATTTAGTGGTTATTAAAAGGACGTGGTTACAATTAAAAAATTAAAAAATCAAAAGGGTCAAGCATTAGTTGAATTTACAATAGTTCTTCCAATTCTTATGCTGCTAATCATGGGGATATTTCAATTTGGAATGATGTTAAACGCATACATTACAATTGGAAATGCTGCAAGAGAAGGAGCAAGAACTGGAATTATAGGAAGTACTGATGCTGAAATTCGAAATTTGATTATATCCACTTCACCTAGTCTAGAACCAGAAAATTTAGTAGTAAGTATAACTCCGAATGTAACTAACAGAATAGCTGGAGGTACTCTTACTGTAAACGTAACCTATAACTATAAACTCACTGTTCCAATTATAAGTAGTCTTTTTAATAATGTAATTGTCTTGAATGGACAAACCTCCATGAGAGTTGAGTGAGGTGGGGAAATGAAAAGATTAGATAATAAGGGAAATGTCGCAATTATTTTATGCTTAGTAATTACTGCATTAATGGGTTTTGCAGCTTATGTAATTGATGTAGGAATGGTTTATGCAGAAAAAGAAAAATTAACAAATGCAATTGATTCAGCAGCTTTAGCTGCCATACTTGAACTGCCGAGTAATGATATAAAAGCAAAGGCTGTAGCTGTAGATTATCTTCAAAAAAATAATGTAGATCCAAATCAGACTTCTATAGTTGTTGGAGTAGATCATAAAAGCATTCAAATAGAAGGTATCAAAAATGTAAAGCATTTGTTTGCTCCAATAATAGGCATAAACAGTAGCAATGTAAATGCTAAAACAAAAGCTGTACTTGCACCAGCAAAATCAGTGAATAGTGGAATAAGACCCTTTGCGGTAGAAGCATACAACTTTCCATATGGAGAGCTCGTAACAATTAAAGAAGGTGCTGGAGATGGATATCATGGTAATTATGGTGCAGTTGCACTTGGTGGACAAGGTTCAAATGTTTTTAGAATAAATGCACTATACGGCTATAGTGGAACAATATCAGTAGGTGATTATATAAATACTGAACCAGGTAATATGGCAGGGGCTACTAATGATATAAATAATTATATTAACTCTGAACACAGCACTTTTGATAATTTTTCTAGAGATTCAATTAGGCTTTGGACAATACCTTTGGTAGATTCATTAACTGTAGATGGACGGAAGTCAGTATTAGTAGTGGGTTTCGCAGCATTTTATGTAGAAGGAGTAAAGGATGTTTCGGGTAAGATTGAGATTAAAGGTAGATTTATTAAATATGTTTTAAATTCTAAGGTTGATGTAAATTTAAATGATACAGGGGTATATGGTGCAAAGCTGTCAAAGTAAGCAGAGAACCAAAACAACCAAGGAGGTAGTTATGAAAAGTACAGCACAAAAATTGATAGTGATATCTTTTGTTTTAGCATTATTTGCAGCAATGGCTGCTTTTTTATTCATGCAGTCTTTAAAATCACCAAAAGAAATAAATAAAAAGATAACTGTTTTAGTAGCAGCTGAAACAATACCTCCAAGAACTCTTATAGATAAGAAAATGATTAAAGAAATTCAAGTGTCTGATGATTCTATTTTAGTTAATTATATTGATGATGCTTCAAAAGTTGTTGGAAAATATACAAAGGAAACTGTTTTTAAAGATGAAGGTTTTTATGCTGATAAACTACTAGACAAGGATTCAAATGAACTTAGTTTAAAAATAGATAGTAATCATAGAGCAATTTCTATTAGTGTTTCAGGTGATACAGGAGTTTCAGATTTGTTAAAACCAGGTGATAGTGTAGATATAATTACATTTATAGCTGAAAAACGGGATGGAGCAAAAATTGTTAACCCAAATATGGCAAAAACTATCTTGCAAAATATTGAGATTTTAGCAGTTGATAAACAACTTAATAGAGAAGAGAAAACAAATGATAAGGCACTTGATAAAGAGAAAACACTAACAAATTTTTTAGTAACATTATCAATTCCAACATCAGACATAGAAAAGCTAGTTCTTGGGCAAAGTATAGGAAGTATTAAATTAGCTCTTAGACCATTAAAGGATGATAATAACATTTCTGAAACAAAGGGAACTACTTCAGAGGAATTGTATCTAAATGTTAATAGCGGTAATGATAATACAACAGCTTCTAATAAGGCAAATAATTCAAGTAATATAACCAGTGAAAATAATAACAATGAAAATTATAAACCTTATACAGTAAAAAGTGGAGATACATTAAAAAGTATTAGTAGAGAATTTTATAAAGATGAACATAAATATACAATTATAAAGGATGCAAACAATATACAAAATGAGAATTTAATTGTAACTGGCGAAGTAATTAAAATTCCAATACTACAGTAGTAGGGGGATACACAATGAATAAGATTAAAATATTAATTGCAGATGACATTGAAGAAACTCGAAATGTCATAAAAAAAATATTGAGTATGCAGAAAGAAAATATTGAAGTTGTAGGAGAAGCAGCTAATGGTGAAGAGGTAATTAATCTTATACCAAAAGTAAAACCTGATGTAGTTCTAATGGATATCAATATGCCTGTATTAAATGGTTTAGAAGCTACTGAAAGAATAACAATGGAGTATCCGGGGGTTTTGGTAATTATTATGTCTGTTCAGGCTGAAAGTGAATACTTAAAGAAAGCAATGTTTCATGGTGCTAAGGAATATATAATTAAGCCTTTTAACTATGATGACTTAATTGAAACTATAACAACAACTTACGAAAAGTACAGGGAAAGACAAGTAAAGATAGCAAGTAGTGTAGAAACAATAAGAGATGCAAATGTCATAGCTTTCTTTAGTTCAAAAGGTGGAGTGGGTAAGTCAATTTTATCCCTTAATACAGCAATTGTTTTAAGCAAAGAAGCTAATAAAAAAGTACTTCTTATAGATATGGATTTGCAGTTTGGTGATATATCTATGCTGGTTAATAAGTATAATCAAAAGAATATTCTACATGCAATAGATGATGGACAAATAGATTCTTATGAAAATATAAAACCTTATTTATATAAATATAGTGATAATTTTGATATACTATTTGCTCCAGAAAAACCAGAGGCAGCAGAATATATAGCAAAAGAAACAGTTGAAAAGATAATGAAAATAATTAAAAAGCAATATGATGTAATAGTTGTGGATACAGGTATTAATTTTAATGATAATACTCTTTACATTTTAGATATGGCACAAAAGATACTTATGGTGTCAACTATGGAAATTGTAGCTTTAAAGAATACAAAATTAGGACTTAAAGTTATGGATTCTCTTGGATATGACAAAGACAAGGTAAAGCTTGTTATAAATAGATTTAATTCGAATTATGGAATAAGCAAAAAAGAAATAGAGGAAACCTTTAAAGATGGTGTTTTTTCATTTATACCAGATGAAGAAAAGAGTGTTGTTGTTTCAGTAAACAAAGGGTTACCATTATGTGATGATGATAAATATTATAAACTCAAAATAGGAAAGGCCATAGAGGTCATGTGTAAAGACTTGGAAAAGGGATATGAAAGAAGATAGACTATTATACTGACTTGCTATTTTTTTGAATATGCCTAAATAGGAGGAATTAGTATGTCTCTTATAAAAAGATTAGAAGAAATAAATGTAGATAAAAAAGCTAATAAGACAAGCGAAAGGGAGGTAGATCCTTATTATGAATTAAAGATGAAAATTCAAAATGGAGTGATTGAGGAGCTTGACATAGACTTTAATGAAATTTCCGAGAACAACGAGGAAGTGAAACAAAAAATTGATTATATTGTCAGCAAGCATATTGAAAAAGAATCACTAAATATGACGAATAGTCATAAGAAAAAAATAAAAGAAGAATTGTTAGATGAAATTATAGGATTTGGACCAATTACAGGATTGCTTGCAGATAATAATGTTACTGAAATTATGGTTAACGGTCCAGATCATGTTTATATTGAAAAAAGCGGAAAATTGGTGCTCACTGATGCTAAATTTAAAAATGATAATCATGTACTTCATGTTATTAAAAAAATTGTAGCACCAATTGGAAGAAGAATAGATGAGAGCTCACCAATGGTAGATGCTAGACTTCCTAATGGCTCTAGAGTAAATGCTATAATACCGCCACTAGCCATTGATGGTCCCTCAATTACCATTAGAAAATTTTCTGAAGATCCATTTAAGGTAGAGGATTTGATTAGATTTGGTACATTGACCTCAAAGATGGGAGCACTTATTAAAAACTGTGTAGAGGGAAGACTTAATATAGTTGTGTCTGGTGGGACAGGAAGTGGTAAAACAACTACATTAAATGTTCTTTCATCATTTATACCTAATGATGAACGTATAGTAACTATCGAGGATGCAGCAGAACTTCAACTTTCTCAAGAACATGTGGTAAGACTTGAAACGCGCCCAATAAACGTAGAGGGGAAAGGCGAAGTTACAATAAGAGATTTAGTTAAAAATAGCTTAAGAATGCGTCCAGATAGAATTATTATAGGTGAGGTTCGTTCTGGAGAAGCTTTGGATATGCTTCAAGCTATGAACACTGGTCATGATGGCTCGCTAACAACAGGTCATGCTAACACACCAAGAGATATGTTATCAAGGCTTGAAACCATGGTGCTTATGTCAGGAATGAACCTTCCAATTAAAGCAATTAGAGATCAAGTAGCTTCAGCCATTGATGTAATTATTCAGCAATCAAGACTTATGGATGGAAGCAGAAGAATCACTCATATTACAGAAGTTCAAGGCATGGAGGGGGATGTGATTATCCTTCAGGATATATTTAAGTTTGAGCAAAGAGGCATTGATAACAACGGAAAGGTAAAAGGAGAATTTGTTTCAACAGGTATCATGCCAAAGTTTGTACAAAAGCTTAAGGACAAAGGAATAAGTATACCACCAGATATTTTGAATTAGGCACATGAAAATGGACGTGTTATATTTTTGATTGTGCCTTAAAGGATGTAAGGTTGTTAAGTGAAATTAAAGGAGGTGAAAGTATGATATATGTAGCAGTAATTTTAACATTTTTACTAGCATGGGCTTTCATTAGTGCTGTATTAATTATTTTCTTAAAAAAAGAAAAGCATATAGATAAGCTTAAATATTTCGATGAGGATTACGTGCTTAAGGAAAAGTATCACAATGAAAAGAAAAATAGAGTGAGCATATTAAAGCCTTTATCACATTTAGTACCTAAGTCTAGGTTAAATGAAAAGAAAGATAAGAAGCGTGAAACAGAACTTATGAAAGCAGATTTACCTATTACATTAGAAGAACTCTTAGTTGTAAAAATACTTTCATCCTCTGCTTTTGCATTCTTAGCATTTGCAGTTTTTAAGGACTATTTCATTATTATTTTTGTGTACATTTTAATATGGAATGTGCCAAAGTTTATAATAAAAAAGAGAGCAAAAGATAAAATTAAACTCTTTGACAGTCAATTAAATGAAGGAATAACTATAATCTCAAACTCTCTAAAAGCAGGGTATTCCTTCTTGCAAGCAGTAGCAGTAGTATCAGAAGAAACTAGTGATCCCTTTTCAAAGGAATTTAAGAAATTGCTTAAGGAAATGAGCCTAGGAATCTCAGAAGAGGATGCTTTGAAAAATTTGCTAAGTCGTGTGGACTCAGAGGATCTTAGACTTATAATGAATGCTATTTTAATACAAAAGGACATAGGAGGAAATTTATCTGAGATATTAGATAATATATCAGAAACCATAAGAGAAAGACAAAAGATAAAAAATGAGCTTAAGACATTAACAGCACAGGGAAAATTATCAGGATTGATTTTAATGCTTATGCCTGTTTTTTTAGGAATGACTATTTATCTTTTTAATCGCGAATATATGTTATTACTATTTACAACGTCTATTGGTTTATCTATGGTTGGAGGAGCTGTTGTTAGCGAGTTCTTTGGGTTATTAATGATAAGAAAAATTGTAAACATAGATATTTAGATATAGGTAAAAAAATAAGGTGAATATTCATAACCAAGTTACTGTTTAATCTCTTTAAAAGCTCTTAAAGAAAGGAGGGAAGGACATGCTTTATATTGCAATATTTATATTCTTTTTATCAATATTTTCTTTGTTGTATGGAATATTTTCAATTTTAAATAAAAATAAAATTGAAATCGAAAAAAGGATTAATCAGATTCAAGAGCTTCATAGAATAAATGAGGACAAAATTGAAAGTAAGTCTTTTTCAGAAAGGACCATGAAACCTTTTTATCAAAGCTTAAGTAAGTATTTACTTAAGATGACTCCAAGCCATAAAATTGTAATG is a window encoding:
- a CDS encoding response regulator; its protein translation is MKDEVIRILIADDHDIIRQGLKRIISFEEDMEVIFEAENGEKALKILNMHELDVVLLDCNMPIMNGIEALRNIKAKGDKIKVIMLTVENDRKTISEAINIGADGYMLKDSAGTEIADAIRTVHKGEKYIDKSLVSILFSDIKIKNKKALGILDNLSKREVEVLIKISKGHSNKEIGEQLYLSEKTIKNYATNLFRKINVEDRVKATIVAIENNINEYYINKYED
- a CDS encoding Flp family type IVb pilin: MLQKFQGYVLSKFKEEKGQGMVEYALIIGLVSIVVIAVLVLLGPAISAKFQDIINALK
- a CDS encoding Flp family type IVb pilin, which codes for MKKLKDKIVSILKNEKGQGMVEYALIIGLVSIVVIAVLVLLGPAISAKFQDIINALK
- a CDS encoding TadE/TadG family type IV pilus assembly protein, whose product is MVTIKKLKNQKGQALVEFTIVLPILMLLIMGIFQFGMMLNAYITIGNAAREGARTGIIGSTDAEIRNLIISTSPSLEPENLVVSITPNVTNRIAGGTLTVNVTYNYKLTVPIISSLFNNVIVLNGQTSMRVE
- a CDS encoding pilus assembly protein TadG-related protein — translated: MKRLDNKGNVAIILCLVITALMGFAAYVIDVGMVYAEKEKLTNAIDSAALAAILELPSNDIKAKAVAVDYLQKNNVDPNQTSIVVGVDHKSIQIEGIKNVKHLFAPIIGINSSNVNAKTKAVLAPAKSVNSGIRPFAVEAYNFPYGELVTIKEGAGDGYHGNYGAVALGGQGSNVFRINALYGYSGTISVGDYINTEPGNMAGATNDINNYINSEHSTFDNFSRDSIRLWTIPLVDSLTVDGRKSVLVVGFAAFYVEGVKDVSGKIEIKGRFIKYVLNSKVDVNLNDTGVYGAKLSK
- the cpaB gene encoding Flp pilus assembly protein CpaB; its protein translation is MKSTAQKLIVISFVLALFAAMAAFLFMQSLKSPKEINKKITVLVAAETIPPRTLIDKKMIKEIQVSDDSILVNYIDDASKVVGKYTKETVFKDEGFYADKLLDKDSNELSLKIDSNHRAISISVSGDTGVSDLLKPGDSVDIITFIAEKRDGAKIVNPNMAKTILQNIEILAVDKQLNREEKTNDKALDKEKTLTNFLVTLSIPTSDIEKLVLGQSIGSIKLALRPLKDDNNISETKGTTSEELYLNVNSGNDNTTASNKANNSSNITSENNNNENYKPYTVKSGDTLKSISREFYKDEHKYTIIKDANNIQNENLIVTGEVIKIPILQ
- a CDS encoding response regulator, which produces MNKIKILIADDIEETRNVIKKILSMQKENIEVVGEAANGEEVINLIPKVKPDVVLMDINMPVLNGLEATERITMEYPGVLVIIMSVQAESEYLKKAMFHGAKEYIIKPFNYDDLIETITTTYEKYRERQVKIASSVETIRDANVIAFFSSKGGVGKSILSLNTAIVLSKEANKKVLLIDMDLQFGDISMLVNKYNQKNILHAIDDGQIDSYENIKPYLYKYSDNFDILFAPEKPEAAEYIAKETVEKIMKIIKKQYDVIVVDTGINFNDNTLYILDMAQKILMVSTMEIVALKNTKLGLKVMDSLGYDKDKVKLVINRFNSNYGISKKEIEETFKDGVFSFIPDEEKSVVVSVNKGLPLCDDDKYYKLKIGKAIEVMCKDLEKGYERR
- a CDS encoding CpaF family protein, whose translation is MSLIKRLEEINVDKKANKTSEREVDPYYELKMKIQNGVIEELDIDFNEISENNEEVKQKIDYIVSKHIEKESLNMTNSHKKKIKEELLDEIIGFGPITGLLADNNVTEIMVNGPDHVYIEKSGKLVLTDAKFKNDNHVLHVIKKIVAPIGRRIDESSPMVDARLPNGSRVNAIIPPLAIDGPSITIRKFSEDPFKVEDLIRFGTLTSKMGALIKNCVEGRLNIVVSGGTGSGKTTTLNVLSSFIPNDERIVTIEDAAELQLSQEHVVRLETRPINVEGKGEVTIRDLVKNSLRMRPDRIIIGEVRSGEALDMLQAMNTGHDGSLTTGHANTPRDMLSRLETMVLMSGMNLPIKAIRDQVASAIDVIIQQSRLMDGSRRITHITEVQGMEGDVIILQDIFKFEQRGIDNNGKVKGEFVSTGIMPKFVQKLKDKGISIPPDILN
- a CDS encoding type II secretion system F family protein; protein product: MIYVAVILTFLLAWAFISAVLIIFLKKEKHIDKLKYFDEDYVLKEKYHNEKKNRVSILKPLSHLVPKSRLNEKKDKKRETELMKADLPITLEELLVVKILSSSAFAFLAFAVFKDYFIIIFVYILIWNVPKFIIKKRAKDKIKLFDSQLNEGITIISNSLKAGYSFLQAVAVVSEETSDPFSKEFKKLLKEMSLGISEEDALKNLLSRVDSEDLRLIMNAILIQKDIGGNLSEILDNISETIRERQKIKNELKTLTAQGKLSGLILMLMPVFLGMTIYLFNREYMLLLFTTSIGLSMVGGAVVSEFFGLLMIRKIVNIDI